The sequence below is a genomic window from bacterium.
GAGTTCGTGCGGCTGGTCAACGACAACTTCGGCCGGCTCAACGGCCTCGTCTACGGCCCTCAGGACTATGCTGCGGTGGCCACGCGCTAGCGGAGTGCGGTGAAGCAGCCGACGCTGGCGTTCGTCGTCCCGTGGTTCGGCGACGAGGTGCGCGGCGGCGCGGAGCTGCAGGCCTGGGAGACCGCGCGCGAGCTCTCCCGCCGCGGCTGCCGCGTCGAGGTGCTGACGACCTGCGCGCGCTCGTTCCTGCACCGCTGGGACGAGAACGTGCACCGCCCCGGCGCGAGCGAGCGCGAGGGCGTGACCGTGCGCCGCTTTCCGGTCGACCGGCGCGACGAGGCGCGCTTCGGCGCCGCGACCCGGGCGCTGCACGGCGGCGCGCGCCCCACGCTGGCGGTCGAGCACGATTTTGTCGCCGAGAACATCAACAGCGCCGCGCTGTACCGCTTCATCGCCGAGAACGCGGAGCAGTACCTCTTCGTCTTCACGCCGTACCTCTACGGCACCACGCTCGCCGGCGCCGCGGTGCGCCCCGACCGCAGCCTGCTGATCCCCTGCCTGCACGACGAGCCGTACGCGTACCTCGAGGCGGTGGCCCGCACCTTTCGCGGCGTGCGCGGCTCGCTCTTCTTCACGCCCGAGGAGGCGGCCCTCGCCCGCCGCGTCTGCGGCGGCGCCGAGCCGCCCGGGCGGGTCACCGGCGGCGGGCTCGACACGCACCTGCGGGGCGAGGCCGCGCGCTTCCGCGGCGCCTCCGGGGTCGACGGCCCCTACCTGCTGTACGTCGGGCGCCTCGACGAGGGGAAGAACACCCATGTCGCCATGGCCTACGCCGGCGCCTGGGCGCGCCGCCGCGGCGGCGGGGAGCGGCTCGTGCTCGTCGGCGGCGGCCCGCTGGCGATCCCCGACGATTCCGCGCTCGTCGCCGCCGGCGTGCTCGACGAGCAGGGGAAGATGGACGCGTGCGCCGGCGCCCTCGCGCTGTGCCAGCCGTCGGTGAACGAGAGCTTCTCGCGCGTGGTCATGGAGTCGTGGCTCAACGAGGTGCCCGTGCTCGTGCACGCCGACTGCGCGGTCACGGTGGGCCACTGCCGCCGCAGCGGGGGCGGCCTGTGGTTCCGCGGCTTCCTCGAGTTCGCGGAGGCCGCCGACCTGCTGGCGGGCGACGAGGCGCTGCGCCGGCGGCTCGGGCAGGCCGGGCGCCGCTACGTGCTCGCCGAGTGCTCCTGGGACGTGGTGTGCGGCCGGATCGTGCGCGCGGTGGCCGAGCTCACCGGCGAGCGGCTCGCGGTCGGCGGCTAGACAAGGAGGAGTCGTGCACGTTCGTCACGCGATTGCCAGGTCTCTTCGGGCCGGCGCCTGCGCGCTCGCCCTCGCCGCGCTTGCGGCGCCGCTGGGCGGCGCGAGCGCGCTGGCCCAGGAGAAGAAG
It includes:
- a CDS encoding glycosyltransferase family 4 protein — translated: MKQPTLAFVVPWFGDEVRGGAELQAWETARELSRRGCRVEVLTTCARSFLHRWDENVHRPGASEREGVTVRRFPVDRRDEARFGAATRALHGGARPTLAVEHDFVAENINSAALYRFIAENAEQYLFVFTPYLYGTTLAGAAVRPDRSLLIPCLHDEPYAYLEAVARTFRGVRGSLFFTPEEAALARRVCGGAEPPGRVTGGGLDTHLRGEAARFRGASGVDGPYLLYVGRLDEGKNTHVAMAYAGAWARRRGGGERLVLVGGGPLAIPDDSALVAAGVLDEQGKMDACAGALALCQPSVNESFSRVVMESWLNEVPVLVHADCAVTVGHCRRSGGGLWFRGFLEFAEAADLLAGDEALRRRLGQAGRRYVLAECSWDVVCGRIVRAVAELTGERLAVGG